The genomic stretch CAACAGCCCCGGCGGGATCGTCGGGCCCACCCAGGAGGTGCACGACGCCATTCGTCGCGTGCGCCAGGCGGGCAAGCCGGTCGTCGCCTCGCTGGGGGCCGTCGCCGCCTCGGGCGGCTACTACGTCGCCGTCGCCGCCGATCAGATCTACGCCAACCCAGGCACGCTCACGGGCTCGATCGGCGTCATCATGCAGATGGCGAACCTCGAGAACCTCATGAAGAAGATCGGCGTGGATTACGTGGTCGTCAAGGCCGGGCAGTTCAAGGACATGGGCAACATCGCGCGACCGATGACGGCCGAGGAGCGCCGGGTGCTGCAGGCGCTGCTCGACGACGTCCACGCCCAGTTCATCACCGCCGTGACCGAAGGGCGCAGGCTGGACCGGGCCCGCGTGGCGCAGTTCGCGGACGGCCGGATCTTCTCCGGCGCGCAGGCCAGGGCGCTGAGCATGGTCGACGAGCTGGGCGGACTGGAAGACGCGATCAACCGGGCGGCGAAGCTGGCCGGCCTGAATATTCCGCCTCGGGTCATTCCGGCGCGGCGTCGCCTGTCGATCCTGGACCTGATCCGTAACGAGCTGGGGCTGATGGGTGGGCGCGCCCTCGCACCCGTCCTTCCCGTCTTTAAGACGCCCCTGTATCTGATGGACTGACCGGCGTCCGCGGCGTGGAAGCTCGAGTGGCGCACGCGGCATCAGGGTGGAAAGGGCCGAAAATGCGGACTAATCCTATGATAGAGGGAACGGCACCGAACGGCCCGTGGCCTCTAACCCCTTATGCTGGTTGACATTCTCGCGTTCAGCGTGCTAGGTTCTCGTCGAGTTTCCGGACGGGTCCTCGCCGTGGGACGGAGTGGACGATGACGAAAGCGGAGCTGATCGACGAGGTCTCGAAAGTCTCGAGTCTCACCAAAAAGGAGACCGAGACGATCGTCAACACGATCTTCGAGAACATCACGGACGCCCTCGCCAAGGGGGACAAGGTCGAGCTTCGGGGCTTCGGCAGCTTCCGGATCCGCCACCGCAATTCTCGAAAGGGACGCAATCCGAAGACGGGGACGAGCGTCGACGTACCGGAAAAGCGCGTCCCGTTCTTCAAGGTCGGCAAGCGCCTGCGCGAGCTCGTGAACACGTGAGGCCGCAGCCCGCGGCGTGAAGCGCCTCTGGGCGCCGTGGCGGATGGCCTACGTCGCCAGTGCCGGTTCGGCTCCCGGTTGCATCTTCTGCAACGCGCTCGCGGCCGGCGACGACCGCAAGTCCCTGGTCCTGCTGCGCTCCGCGCACGCCTTCCTGATCCTCAATGCCTACCCGTACACGCCCGGCCACCTGATGTCGGCGGTCAACCGCCACGCCGGCACGGTCGCCGAGGCCACGCCGGAGGAGTTGGCCGACGCAATGCGCCTGGTCGCCGTCGCCACCTCGACGCTCGCCGCCGAGTACCGGGCTGACGGATTCAACATCGGCATCAACCAGGGGCGCGTAGCCGGCGCGGGAATCGAGGACCACCTGCACGTACACGTGGTCCCCCGCTGGCAGGGTGACTCGAACTTCATGCCCGTGCTGGGCGAGGTGCGAGTGCTGCCCGAGGCGCTCGAGGTGACTTACGACCGCCTGCGGAGCCGCCTGGGTGGCTGAGTCCCCCGGCGGCCCCACGCCGATGATGCGGCAGTATCGGGAGCTCAAGCGCCGCTTTCCCGACTACCTGCTCCTCTTCCGCCTCGGCGATTTCTACGAGCTGTTCCTCGAGGACGCCGAGCAAGGGGCGCGGCTGCTGCAGATCACGCTCACCGCCCGCCAGGGCGCCCCGATGGCGGGCATCCCGCACCACGCCGCCGAGGCCTACATCGCCCGGCTCGTGCAGGCCGGCCGGAAGATCGCGCTGTGCGAGCAGATGGAGGCGCCGGGGAAGGGCAAGAAGCTCCTGCGGCGCGACGTGGTCCGCCTCATCACGCCGGGAACCATCACCGACACCGCGTACCTCAAGGGCGTGGCCAACAATTTCCTGTTGGCGGTGGCGCGGCTTCGCGAGGCGACCGGAGTCGCGCTGCTGGACGTCTCGACCGGCGAGTTCTGGGTCGGCGAGGACCGACCCCGGGAGGCCGGCGTGCTGGATGCGGCGCTCCTGCGCCGTCCCGCAGAGATCCTCGTCCCCGAGTCGCTGCGGGAGATCCCCGACCTCCTCGGGCGGCTCCAGGCCACCGGCGCGACGCTGACCTTCTGGGACCCGGCGCCCTTCGTCCTCCGCCGCGCCGCCGCCGCCCTCGCCGGCCACTTCGAGGTGCCCACGCTGGACGCCTTCGGGCTCGCCGACCTGACGGTGGGGCTCTCGGCGGCGGGTGGGGCGCTCGCGTACGTGCGCGCCACTCAGGGCGACAGGCTCAACCACCTGACGAGGCTCCAGCGGCTCGCTACCGCCGACGCCATGACCGTCGATCGGACGGCGGCGGAGACGCTCGAGCTGCTCGAGTCCCGGGAGGGCGACGGCCGCACCTCGCTCCTCGGCGTCATCAACGAGACGGTCACGCCGATGGGGGGCCGGCTGCTCCGGCAGTGGCTGCTGCGGCCGCTGCTCGATCCGGCGACGATCGGCGAGCGCCAGGACGCGATCGGAGCTCTGATCGAGGCGCCGGCCACCCGCGGCCGGCTGCGGGCGCTGCTCCGGCGCGTGGGGGATCTGGAGCGGCTGACGAGCCGGGCCACGCTCGGCGTGGCCCACGCTCGCGACCTCGTCGGGCTGCGCGCGTGCCTGGAGCCGCTCGACGAGATCCGTGCGGGCGTCGCGGAGATGACGCCCTCACTGATCGCCGCCGCCCGGGAGGACCTGGTGCCCCTCGGTGAGCTGCAGGCCCTGCTCCGCGACGCGCTCGTGGACGAGCCGCCGCTGGCGCTGCACGAGGGCGGGATCATCCGCGAGGGCTGGAGCGAGGCGCTCGCCGCGATCGTCGACGACGCCCGCGGGGGGCGTCAGTGGATCGCCGGCCTCGAGGAGCGGGAACGCGCCCGCACCGGCATCCCGAGCCTCCGCGTGCGCTTCAACCGCGTCTTCGGCTACGGGATCGAGGTGACCCACGCCCAGACCTCCCGCGTGCCCGCGGACTACGTGCGCCGCCAGACCCTCACCGGCGCCGAGCGCTACATCACGCCCGAGCTGAAGGAGTACGAGGCCAGGGTGCTGGGCGCCGAGGAGCGGCGGCGGCGGCTGGAGTACGAGCTGTTCGAGGACGTGCGCCGGCGCGTCGGCGGGCGCGCGGGCGAGCTGCTCACGACGGCCCGGGCGCTGGCGCGGCTCGACGTCCTGGCGGCGCTGGCCGAGGTGGCCCATGGGCGCGGTCACGTGCGCCCGATCGTGGACCGGGGCGAGGCGCTCGTGATCGTCGACGGCCGCCATCCCGTGCTCGAGGCCCGCGCCGGCGAGCCCGTCACGCCGAACGATCTCGCGCTCGATGGCGACGCGCGCATCGTCATCCTCACCGGCCCTAACATGTCCGGGAAGTCCGTCTACCTGCGGCAGACGGGGCACATCGTCATCCTGGCCCAGATGGGCGCCTTCGTCCCCGCCCGGGAGGCCCGGATCGGCGTGGTCGATCGCGTCTTCACACGGGTCGGCGCCCAGGACAACCTCGGGCGGGGCCAGAGCACGTTTCTCGTCGAGATGGTCGAGACGGCCAACATCCTGAACAACGTCACCGCGCGCAGCCTCGTCCTCCTCGACGAGGTGGGGCGCGGCACCTCGACCTTCGACGGGCTCGCCATCGCCTGGTCGGTCGTCGAAGCCCTGCACGAGCGTGCCGGGGCCAAGGTGCTCTTCGCCACGCACTTCCACGAGCTCACCCAGCTCGCCCACCGGCTGGCGGGGGTGCGCAACTTCCACGTCGCCGTGCGCGAGTGGAACGACGAGATCATCTTCCTGCACAAGGTGCGCTCCGGCTCCACCGACCGCAGCTACGGCATCCAGGTGGCGCGCCTGGCCGGGCTGCCGGAGCCGGTGATCACGCGCGCCAAGGCGCTGCTGACCGAGCTGGAGACGGCCGGCCAGCTCTCCACCGACGCCCGCGACGCCACCCAGCTGGGGCTCTTCACGCCGCCGCCGGACCCGATCGCGCCGGAGCTGGCCCGGCTCGACCTCGCGCACCTCACGCCGATGGAGGCGCTGAACCTGCTCGCCAAGTGGCAACAGACGATCGGAGGGGGCCTCGGCGGCCCCCTCCGAAACCTCCCCCAGGATTGCGCGGGCGAAGCCCGCGCCCGAAGCGGCGAACACGAGGAGCGAGAGGGATGAGTCGGATCCGCTGGCTCTCGGACCGAGAAGGGTTGCGCCGGCCAAGCCGGCGCTCGAAAGAGGAACGGGAGTGACGAGTCGGATCCGCAGGCTGCCCGACCACCTGATCAACAAGATCGCCGCCGGCGAGGTCGTCGAGCGGCCGGCGGCCGTGGTCAAGGAGCTGGTCGAGAACGCGCTCGACGCCGAGGCCCGGACCATCGCCGTCGATCTGCGCGACGGCGGGACGGCCCTGGTCCGGGTCGCCGACGACGGCGTCGGCATGATGGCCGCGGAGCTCGCCCTCGCCCTGGAGCGCCACGCGACCTCCAAGCTCGCCAGCGAGGAGGACCTGGCGGCGATCGGCACCCTCGGCTTCCGCGGGGAGGCGCTGCCGGCGATCTGTGCCGTCTCCCGCTTCACCATCACGACCCGCGCGCGCGACGCCGCCGAGGGCACGCGCATCGCCGGCACCGGCGGGAGCATCAGCCAGCGCCTGACGCTGCCGGCGGAGGCCGGCACGACGGTGGAGGTGGCCGACCTCTTCTTCAACACCCCCGCGCGGCTGAAATTCTTGAAATCGCCCGCCACCGAAGTCGGCGCCTGCCTGAGGCTGCTGACCCAGCTCGCCATCGCCCATCCGGCGGTGCAGTTCCGCGCGACGAGCGACAACCGCGTCACGCTCACGGCGCCGGTGGCCCGGGACGTGAGGTCGCGCGTGGGCGCGCTGTGGGGTTACGAGATCGGCGAGCGCCTGCTGGGCATCGGCCGCGCCGAGCACGGGGTCGAGGTGCGGGGCGTGGCCAGCCCGCCCGACCTGACGCGGGGCGGGCGCGACGACGTGGTCATCGTCGTCAACGGGCGACCGGTGCGCGATCCCGCGCTCTTCCAGGCGGTGCTCGAAGCCTACCGGCCCTTGCTCCCGCGCGACCGCTTCCCTCTGGTCGCGCTGACCATCGCGCTGCCTTTCGCCGACGTCGACGTCAACGTCCATCCGACCAAGGCCTGGGTGCGCTTCCGCCACCCGCGGCTCGTCCACGAGATGGTGGTGGCGGCGCTGGGAGAGGCCTTACGCCAGAAGGCCGTCGTCCCCGCCGTCGAGGTGGCGCTCTCCGGGATGCGCCGGGACGATCGGATGCCCGGTGCGCTCGAGTCCCGGGAGCCGGCGCCGCTGTTCGCCGAAGCTCCCGCGGCGTACGCGGCCGCCGACTTCGGCCGGGTGCTCGGCCAGGTGCAGGACACCTTCATCGTCTCGGCGTCCGACAAGGAGGTGTTCTTCCTCGACCAGCACGCCGCCCACGAGCGCGTCGTCTTCGAGCGCCTCGAGACCGAGGTCGCCACCGGCGCCCCCGCCTCCCAGGCGCTGCTGTTTCCAGAGCCGCTCCCGCTGGCCCCCGCGGCCCGCGCCCTGCTCGAGCGCTGGCGTGAGCCGCTCGAGCGCCTGGGGTTCGCCTTCGAGGGATTCGGGGGCGACACGATCGTCCTGCGCGCCGTCCCCAGCGTGCTGGAGGCCAACGAGCCCAAGCGGCTCATCGAGGCGGCGGTGGACGAACTGGCGGGGGCCAAGGGCGGGCAGCCGGTGCTCGATCGCGCGCTGGCCTTCGTCGCCTGCCGCGCCGCCATCAAGGCCAACACGCCGCTGGAGCGCGAGGAGATGGAGCGCCTGGTGGCCGAGCTGGCGGCCACCGGGACGCCGTACTTCTGTCCCCACGGGCGTCCGACGGTGAGCCGGATCTCGCTCCAGGACGTCCGGCGGGAGGTTCGACGACTCTGGTAGAGTTGAAGCGGAGCGGATGAAGATTCCCCTTCTCGTCATCGCGGGGCCGACGGGGGTCGGCAAGACGGCCACCGCGGTCGCGCTCGCCGGCCGGGTGGACCTCGAGGTGATCAGCGCCGACTCGCGTCAGGTCTACCGCGGCATGGATCTGGCGACGGGCAAGCCCAGCGCCGCCGAGCGGCGCGCGGTCGCGCACCATCTGGTCGACATCGTGGACCCCGACGATCGGTACCACGCGGCGCGCTTCCGCAGCGACGCGCGCCGTCTCATCGCGGCGATCCGGGGGCGGGGGCGCCTGCCCGCGGTCGTCGGGGGAACCGGCCTCTACATCCGGGCGCTGCTGCGCGGGCTTGATCCCGCGCCGCCGGCCGACCCGGAGCTCCGCCGCGAGCTGACCGCCCTGGCCGCCCGGCAAGGCCGCCAGGCGCTCCACGCGCGCCTGGTCCGGGAGGCGCCCGCGCTGGCGCTCCGCCTGCATCCGAACGACTACGTGCGGGTGATGCGGGCCCTCGAGCGCATCCGGACGGGGAACGCGGTGGCCACCGAGCAGGTAGAGTGGCGCCGGCGCGCGGAGGAGTACGACGTGGTCTGGGTCGGGCTGACGATGGAGCGGGGAGCGCTGCGACGGCGGCTCGGCGAGCGGGCGGCGGCGATGGTCGCCGGCGGGCTCGCCGACGAGGTCAGGGGACTCCTTGCGCGCGGCTACGACCCCTCGCTGCCGTCGATGCAGGGGATCGGGTACCGGGAGTTCGCGCGGGTCGCGCAGGGGACGCTCGCGGAGGCGGAGGCGCTGAGGCTCATGCAGCGCGACACCATGCGCTACGCCAAGCGGCAGTGGACGTGGTTCACGCGCGAGCCGGACATCCAGTGGCTCGACCTCGCGCTCGCCGGAGGTCCGGAGGGCGCCGCGGGCATGCTGGAGCGCCGGCTCCGGGAGGGAGGTCTGATCGGGTGAAGAACGGACGCGGCAACGGCGTCGTACTCACGCGCGCCGCGCGCGAGCGGGCGGTGATCGCGGCGGTCAAGCTGCCGTCGCAGGGCCGCTGGGCGGTCGAGGAGTCGCTCGACGAGCTGGGGGGGCTGGCCGCCGCGGCCGGCGCCACCGTCGTGCACCGCGTGGTGCAGGAGCGCCAGGCCCCCACGCCCGCGCTCTACTTCGGGCGGGGCAAAGTCGCCGCCATCGGCGAGATCGCGCGCCAGACTGGCGCCGACCTCCTGATCTGCGACGATGCGCTCTCGCCCGGCCAGGAGCGCAACGTCTCTCAGGCCCTGGGCATCAAGGTGATCGACCGGACGGCGCTGATCCTCGACATCTTCGCCCAGCGCGCGCGCACCAGCGAGGGCAAGCTTCAGGTGGAGCTGGCCCAGCTCACCTATCTGCTCCCCCGGCTGGTCGGCCAGTGGACCCACCTGGAGCGCCTGGGCGGAGGGATCGGCACCCGGGGGCCGGGCGAGACCCAGCTGGAATCCGACCGGCGCGTCATCCGCCGACGCATCATACAGATTCGCCGCGAGCTGGAGCGCGTGCGCGTGCATCGGCGCGTGCAGCGGGAGGGGCGGCGCCGCGCCGGCCTGCCGGTGGTGGCGCTGGTCGGCTACACCAACGCCGGCAAGACGACGCTGCTCAACCGGCTCACGGGCTCGCGCCTGGTCGCGGCCGACCAGCTCTTCGTGACGCTCGATCCGGCCGCGCGGCTCGTCAGCGGCGACAGCCGCCAGCCCTTCATCCTCACCGACACCGTGGGATTCATCCGCAAGCTGCCGCACGAGCTGATCGCGGCCTTCCGCGCCACCCTGGAGGAGCTGGCGGACGCCGACGTCCTCCTGCACGTGGTGGACGCCAGTCACCCGGCGCTGGAGGAGCACATGGCGGCGGTGCAGGGCCTGCTGCGCGAGCTCGAGATCGACGATCGCCCGACGCTGCTCGTGCTGAACAAGGTCGACCGTGTCCACGAACCTCGCGCCATCGACCGGCTCGTCGAGGCCCGCGGGGGCGTGCCGGTCTCGGCAGTCACCGGCGAGGGATTCGACCACCTGCGGGGCGCCATCGACGCGGCCGTCCGGCGGCCGGGGGGCGCGGTGACCCTCCAGATCCCGCACGGGGAGGGCACGGCGCTGGCGCTGTGCTATGCCCGCGGCCGCGTGCTCGCGCGGGCCGACGCCGCCGACCATGTGCGGCTGGAGGTCGAGCTGCCGCCGTCGGTCCGGGACGCCCTGGCCTCGTACCGCGTGTAGCGGGTACACTTGGAGCTTCGTATGGGACTCGCCAATTGGCTGACCGTGCTCCGCATCCTGCTGGTCCCGGTCTTCGTGACGCTCCTCGTGTACCGCAAGCCGGCCTGGGCGCTCGCCGTCTTCGTGGGGGCGTCCCTGACGGATCTTCTCGACGGCTGGGTCGCCCGCCGCCGGGGCATGTCGAGCCGGCTCGGCGCCTTTCTGGACCCCATGGCCGACAAGCTGCTGCTCACCGCCTCGTTCGTGACGCTCACGTACCTCAAGGCGCTGCCCTTCTGGATCACCGCGGTGGTGCTCACGCGGGACACGCTGCTGATCGTCGGCGCCCTCATGGTGCTCATGGTCGGTGGGCGCATCTACCCGCGGCCGACGTGGGCCGGGAAGGCGACGACGTTCTTTCAGATCCTCACGGTGCTGACCGGACTGCTCTCGCGGTACTTCCACGTCGCGCTGGCGCCGCAGACGATCATGTGGCTGGCGGCCATCTTCACGGTCGTGTCGGGGTGCCAGTACCTGCTCCAGGGCATGCGTTTCCTCAACGACGCGAACGACGCGGAG from Candidatus Methylomirabilota bacterium encodes the following:
- the sppA gene encoding signal peptide peptidase SppA, with protein sequence MARRVTVVSVTVAIYLGVVVGFLAVVSAMLQGPEGGGFGARVAIVELEGIIVDVEELLKDLRNHRDNPLVRAVVIRINSPGGIVGPTQEVHDAIRRVRQAGKPVVASLGAVAASGGYYVAVAADQIYANPGTLTGSIGVIMQMANLENLMKKIGVDYVVVKAGQFKDMGNIARPMTAEERRVLQALLDDVHAQFITAVTEGRRLDRARVAQFADGRIFSGAQARALSMVDELGGLEDAINRAAKLAGLNIPPRVIPARRRLSILDLIRNELGLMGGRALAPVLPVFKTPLYLMD
- a CDS encoding integration host factor subunit beta, giving the protein MTKAELIDEVSKVSSLTKKETETIVNTIFENITDALAKGDKVELRGFGSFRIRHRNSRKGRNPKTGTSVDVPEKRVPFFKVGKRLRELVNT
- a CDS encoding HIT domain-containing protein is translated as MKRLWAPWRMAYVASAGSAPGCIFCNALAAGDDRKSLVLLRSAHAFLILNAYPYTPGHLMSAVNRHAGTVAEATPEELADAMRLVAVATSTLAAEYRADGFNIGINQGRVAGAGIEDHLHVHVVPRWQGDSNFMPVLGEVRVLPEALEVTYDRLRSRLGG
- the mutS gene encoding DNA mismatch repair protein MutS → MAESPGGPTPMMRQYRELKRRFPDYLLLFRLGDFYELFLEDAEQGARLLQITLTARQGAPMAGIPHHAAEAYIARLVQAGRKIALCEQMEAPGKGKKLLRRDVVRLITPGTITDTAYLKGVANNFLLAVARLREATGVALLDVSTGEFWVGEDRPREAGVLDAALLRRPAEILVPESLREIPDLLGRLQATGATLTFWDPAPFVLRRAAAALAGHFEVPTLDAFGLADLTVGLSAAGGALAYVRATQGDRLNHLTRLQRLATADAMTVDRTAAETLELLESREGDGRTSLLGVINETVTPMGGRLLRQWLLRPLLDPATIGERQDAIGALIEAPATRGRLRALLRRVGDLERLTSRATLGVAHARDLVGLRACLEPLDEIRAGVAEMTPSLIAAAREDLVPLGELQALLRDALVDEPPLALHEGGIIREGWSEALAAIVDDARGGRQWIAGLEERERARTGIPSLRVRFNRVFGYGIEVTHAQTSRVPADYVRRQTLTGAERYITPELKEYEARVLGAEERRRRLEYELFEDVRRRVGGRAGELLTTARALARLDVLAALAEVAHGRGHVRPIVDRGEALVIVDGRHPVLEARAGEPVTPNDLALDGDARIVILTGPNMSGKSVYLRQTGHIVILAQMGAFVPAREARIGVVDRVFTRVGAQDNLGRGQSTFLVEMVETANILNNVTARSLVLLDEVGRGTSTFDGLAIAWSVVEALHERAGAKVLFATHFHELTQLAHRLAGVRNFHVAVREWNDEIIFLHKVRSGSTDRSYGIQVARLAGLPEPVITRAKALLTELETAGQLSTDARDATQLGLFTPPPDPIAPELARLDLAHLTPMEALNLLAKWQQTIGGGLGGPLRNLPQDCAGEARARSGEHEEREG
- the mutL gene encoding DNA mismatch repair endonuclease MutL, with translation MTSRIRRLPDHLINKIAAGEVVERPAAVVKELVENALDAEARTIAVDLRDGGTALVRVADDGVGMMAAELALALERHATSKLASEEDLAAIGTLGFRGEALPAICAVSRFTITTRARDAAEGTRIAGTGGSISQRLTLPAEAGTTVEVADLFFNTPARLKFLKSPATEVGACLRLLTQLAIAHPAVQFRATSDNRVTLTAPVARDVRSRVGALWGYEIGERLLGIGRAEHGVEVRGVASPPDLTRGGRDDVVIVVNGRPVRDPALFQAVLEAYRPLLPRDRFPLVALTIALPFADVDVNVHPTKAWVRFRHPRLVHEMVVAALGEALRQKAVVPAVEVALSGMRRDDRMPGALESREPAPLFAEAPAAYAAADFGRVLGQVQDTFIVSASDKEVFFLDQHAAHERVVFERLETEVATGAPASQALLFPEPLPLAPAARALLERWREPLERLGFAFEGFGGDTIVLRAVPSVLEANEPKRLIEAAVDELAGAKGGQPVLDRALAFVACRAAIKANTPLEREEMERLVAELAATGTPYFCPHGRPTVSRISLQDVRREVRRLW
- the miaA gene encoding tRNA (adenosine(37)-N6)-dimethylallyltransferase MiaA, whose translation is MKIPLLVIAGPTGVGKTATAVALAGRVDLEVISADSRQVYRGMDLATGKPSAAERRAVAHHLVDIVDPDDRYHAARFRSDARRLIAAIRGRGRLPAVVGGTGLYIRALLRGLDPAPPADPELRRELTALAARQGRQALHARLVREAPALALRLHPNDYVRVMRALERIRTGNAVATEQVEWRRRAEEYDVVWVGLTMERGALRRRLGERAAAMVAGGLADEVRGLLARGYDPSLPSMQGIGYREFARVAQGTLAEAEALRLMQRDTMRYAKRQWTWFTREPDIQWLDLALAGGPEGAAGMLERRLREGGLIG
- the hflX gene encoding GTPase HflX, encoding MKNGRGNGVVLTRAARERAVIAAVKLPSQGRWAVEESLDELGGLAAAAGATVVHRVVQERQAPTPALYFGRGKVAAIGEIARQTGADLLICDDALSPGQERNVSQALGIKVIDRTALILDIFAQRARTSEGKLQVELAQLTYLLPRLVGQWTHLERLGGGIGTRGPGETQLESDRRVIRRRIIQIRRELERVRVHRRVQREGRRRAGLPVVALVGYTNAGKTTLLNRLTGSRLVAADQLFVTLDPAARLVSGDSRQPFILTDTVGFIRKLPHELIAAFRATLEELADADVLLHVVDASHPALEEHMAAVQGLLRELEIDDRPTLLVLNKVDRVHEPRAIDRLVEARGGVPVSAVTGEGFDHLRGAIDAAVRRPGGAVTLQIPHGEGTALALCYARGRVLARADAADHVRLEVELPPSVRDALASYRV
- the pgsA gene encoding CDP-diacylglycerol--glycerol-3-phosphate 3-phosphatidyltransferase; this encodes MGLANWLTVLRILLVPVFVTLLVYRKPAWALAVFVGASLTDLLDGWVARRRGMSSRLGAFLDPMADKLLLTASFVTLTYLKALPFWITAVVLTRDTLLIVGALMVLMVGGRIYPRPTWAGKATTFFQILTVLTGLLSRYFHVALAPQTIMWLAAIFTVVSGCQYLLQGMRFLNDANDAEREEHESTLRRG